The Desulfuromonas versatilis genome has a segment encoding these proteins:
- a CDS encoding thiamine pyrophosphate-dependent enzyme produces the protein MKKPTEVQLLMGNEAIGRGLIEAGCQIATAYPGTPSTEILQAVIDRRSEAVEALHVEWSVNEKIAFEVALAASYTGKRAATVMKQVGLNVAADPFMRTAYLGVKGGMVTIVADDPGPHSSQNEQDTRLFCLQARVPVLDPASPAEAKELIPAAFDLSEKYEVTVVLRPTTRICHSRQNVELAEPLVLERRADFQKDPTRWAATPAFLPALHKKLNAKLEQIAAEPALQPRFTAGDGSRPRTALVASGIVYGHLVDLLEELGLAGSVDLFQVIMPYPLNPEFSERLRVDYDRLLVLEETYPVIELQLAHPGARGKQNSAVPREGELTPDVLHQALAAFLELPQPGEPPAERRGQRPSLCPGCPHRAAFFSIKQCFPKGIFPSDIGCYTLGMNLGAVNTVHCMGACISQGAGFYQAYAQNGEVPTIVVTIGDSTFFHAGIPALINAVIQQARIIVVILDNATTAMTGGQPVPHLGIAAGGGQTRAVAIEPLVRACGVDFLEVCDPYDQPRFSELLRRADDFTRSAEGGVAVLISRHGCLMDRQVAKGQERFLVKVNAACIGCRRCVDQFECPALLMDEQAGKALVNQDRCVGCGTCIASCPVDAITKEKRS, from the coding sequence AAGAAACCAACCGAAGTCCAACTGTTGATGGGTAACGAGGCCATCGGCCGCGGCCTGATCGAGGCCGGCTGCCAGATCGCCACGGCCTATCCCGGAACCCCCTCCACCGAGATTCTCCAGGCGGTCATCGACCGCCGCTCCGAGGCCGTCGAAGCGCTGCACGTCGAGTGGTCGGTCAACGAGAAGATCGCCTTCGAGGTGGCGCTGGCCGCCAGCTACACCGGCAAGCGCGCCGCCACGGTCATGAAGCAGGTCGGGCTGAACGTAGCCGCCGACCCGTTCATGCGTACCGCCTACCTCGGCGTCAAGGGGGGGATGGTGACCATCGTCGCCGACGATCCCGGCCCGCACAGCTCGCAGAACGAGCAGGACACCCGGCTGTTCTGCCTGCAGGCGCGGGTTCCGGTGCTCGACCCGGCCAGCCCCGCCGAGGCCAAGGAGCTGATCCCGGCCGCCTTCGACCTGTCGGAGAAGTACGAGGTGACGGTGGTGCTGCGCCCGACCACCCGCATCTGCCATTCGCGGCAGAATGTGGAGCTGGCCGAACCGCTGGTCCTCGAGCGGCGAGCCGATTTCCAGAAGGACCCGACCCGCTGGGCGGCGACCCCGGCCTTTTTGCCGGCGCTGCACAAGAAGCTCAACGCCAAGCTCGAACAGATCGCCGCCGAGCCCGCGCTGCAGCCGCGCTTCACCGCCGGGGACGGCAGCCGGCCGCGCACCGCGCTGGTCGCCTCGGGGATCGTCTACGGCCACCTGGTCGACCTGCTCGAGGAGCTCGGCCTGGCCGGGAGCGTCGACCTGTTCCAGGTCATCATGCCCTACCCGCTTAATCCAGAATTCAGCGAGCGCCTGCGGGTCGATTACGACCGGCTGCTGGTGCTGGAGGAGACCTACCCGGTCATCGAGCTGCAACTGGCCCATCCCGGCGCCCGCGGCAAGCAAAACAGCGCGGTCCCCCGCGAGGGGGAATTGACCCCCGATGTGCTCCACCAGGCCCTGGCGGCGTTTCTCGAGCTGCCGCAGCCCGGGGAACCGCCGGCGGAGCGCCGCGGCCAGCGCCCCTCGCTCTGCCCGGGCTGCCCGCACCGCGCCGCCTTCTTCAGCATCAAGCAGTGTTTCCCCAAGGGGATTTTCCCCTCGGACATCGGCTGCTACACCCTGGGGATGAACCTGGGGGCGGTCAACACGGTGCACTGCATGGGCGCCTGCATCAGCCAGGGGGCCGGCTTCTATCAGGCCTACGCCCAGAACGGCGAGGTGCCGACCATCGTGGTCACCATCGGCGACTCGACCTTTTTCCACGCCGGCATCCCGGCCCTGATCAACGCGGTGATCCAGCAGGCTAGGATCATCGTGGTCATTCTCGACAACGCCACCACCGCCATGACCGGCGGCCAGCCGGTGCCGCACCTGGGCATCGCCGCCGGCGGCGGCCAGACCAGGGCGGTGGCCATCGAACCGCTGGTGCGCGCCTGCGGGGTCGATTTTCTCGAGGTCTGCGACCCCTACGACCAGCCGCGCTTCAGCGAACTGCTGCGCCGGGCGGATGACTTCACCCGCAGCGCCGAGGGCGGCGTCGCGGTGCTCATCTCCCGCCACGGCTGCCTGATGGACCGCCAGGTGGCCAAGGGCCAGGAGCGCTTCCTGGTGAAGGTCAACGCGGCCTGCATCGGCTGCCGCCGCTGCGTCGACCAGTTCGAGTGCCCGGCCCTGCTGATGGACGAGCAGGCCGGCAA